The following coding sequences are from one Streptomyces dengpaensis window:
- a CDS encoding acyl-CoA dehydrogenase family protein: MSASTHTVTNQAPPLVGYDVFAADRALSEAVERHLDPALLDEAREELSALGRTSGSAQVQEWGVLANENPPKLRTHDRYGNRIDEVEFHPAWHRLLGKGVSAGLTSAWSRPGGHLRRAAAFVLWTQVEAGNGCPLSMTHAAVPALRTDPALAAEWEPRLTSTVYDQGLRPAAEKAGVLFGMGMTEKQGGSDVRANTTQARPLAEDGTYELTGHKWFCSAPMSDGFLVLAQAPGGLTCFLVPRVLADGTRNVFRIQRLKDKLGNRSNASSEVEFDGTWARRVGDEGRGVRTIIEMVAATRLDCVLGSASLMRQAIAQAVHHCTYREAFGGRLIDKPLMRNVLADLALESEAATTLAMRLAAAYDDGGEQERAFLRLAVPAAKYWVTKRCTPVAVEALECLGGNGYVEESGMPRLLRESPLNSIWEGAGNVQALDVLRALQREPGALDAYLREVGRARGADHRLDGAIKNLLAELADLDGIEGRARRLVERIATVLQGSLLVRYAPPEVADAFCASRLGGDWGSAFGTLPHSLDLATVVERARPVS, encoded by the coding sequence ATGTCAGCCAGCACCCACACAGTGACCAACCAGGCTCCGCCCCTGGTCGGATATGACGTATTCGCCGCCGACCGGGCCCTCTCCGAGGCGGTCGAGCGGCATCTTGATCCGGCGCTCCTCGACGAGGCGCGCGAGGAGCTGTCGGCACTCGGGCGCACGTCCGGCTCCGCGCAGGTGCAGGAGTGGGGGGTGCTGGCCAACGAGAACCCGCCGAAGCTGCGCACCCACGACCGCTACGGCAACCGGATCGACGAGGTCGAGTTCCATCCGGCCTGGCACCGGCTGCTCGGCAAGGGCGTCTCTGCGGGGCTGACCTCGGCCTGGTCGCGGCCCGGCGGGCATCTCCGGCGCGCGGCGGCGTTCGTGCTCTGGACGCAGGTCGAGGCCGGAAACGGCTGCCCGCTGTCGATGACCCACGCGGCGGTGCCCGCCCTGCGCACCGACCCGGCGCTCGCCGCCGAGTGGGAGCCGCGGCTGACCTCCACCGTCTACGACCAGGGGCTGCGGCCCGCCGCCGAGAAGGCCGGCGTGCTCTTCGGGATGGGCATGACGGAGAAGCAGGGCGGCAGCGACGTACGGGCCAATACGACTCAGGCGCGGCCGCTCGCCGAGGACGGGACGTACGAGCTGACCGGCCACAAGTGGTTCTGCTCGGCGCCGATGTCGGACGGTTTCCTCGTGCTCGCGCAGGCCCCGGGCGGACTGACGTGCTTCCTGGTGCCGCGCGTGCTGGCGGACGGCACGCGCAATGTGTTCCGCATCCAGCGGCTCAAGGACAAGCTCGGCAACAGGTCCAACGCGTCCAGCGAGGTCGAGTTCGACGGGACCTGGGCGCGCCGGGTCGGTGACGAGGGGCGCGGGGTGCGGACCATCATCGAGATGGTCGCCGCGACCCGGCTGGACTGTGTGCTCGGCTCGGCCTCGCTGATGCGGCAGGCCATCGCCCAGGCCGTCCACCACTGCACCTACCGTGAGGCGTTCGGCGGCAGGCTCATCGACAAGCCGCTGATGAGGAATGTCCTGGCGGATCTGGCGCTCGAGTCCGAGGCCGCGACGACGCTCGCCATGCGGCTGGCCGCCGCGTACGACGACGGGGGCGAGCAGGAGCGGGCGTTCCTGCGGCTCGCGGTGCCTGCCGCCAAGTACTGGGTGACCAAGCGGTGTACGCCGGTCGCGGTGGAGGCGCTGGAGTGCCTGGGCGGCAACGGGTACGTCGAGGAGTCCGGGATGCCCCGGCTGCTGCGCGAGTCGCCGCTCAACTCCATCTGGGAGGGCGCGGGCAACGTCCAGGCGCTGGACGTGCTGCGCGCGTTGCAACGGGAGCCGGGCGCCCTCGACGCGTATCTGCGGGAGGTGGGCCGGGCCCGGGGTGCCGACCACCGCCTGGACGGGGCCATCAAGAACCTGCTGGCCGAACTCGCCGACCTGGACGGCATCGAGGGGCGCGCCCGCCGTCTCGTCGAGCGGATCGCGACGGTGCTCCAGGGGTCGCTGCTCGTCCGGTACGCGCCGCCGGAGGTCGCCGACGCGTTCTGCGCCTCACGTCTGGGCGGCGACTGGGGTTCGGCCTTCGGCACGCTGCCGCACAGCCTGGATCTGGCCACGGTGGTGGAGCGGGCGCGGCCGGTGTCGTGA
- a CDS encoding GAF domain-containing protein — translation MKITSSNPARSAPPDASEKTVRHVQETTVRHLQETWAAALRGEHSPIAPRPVIGQSWQRVKRFGLDPEQSTDSVLLQTDELEHRRTSTALADVMPTLSGGLGAVADASLQIMVVTDAEGRVLWREGNPGVLRRADTICLEEGAAWSEDTTGTNAIGTALTAGTAVQVHSAEHFVRTLHDWTCAAAPVHDPRDGRLLGIIDVSGPDSTFHPATLALVDSVSRLAESELRNRHLAAVERLRAVAAPLLCRIGGKALVVDTHGWLAAVTGMPPVDRVPLPNSLGAGHVWLPSLGMCVAEPMPGGWLLRVEADTPGCVSRLVLDLSEPRRPCATVAGAAGSWAQDLSPRHAELLYLLAVHREGRSAAQLAVDLFDDPTRTVTVRAELSRVRRRLTGLLDHRPYRFREEVEVEVLLPDDPLDLLPHSTAPAVLGARVGGASGPGGS, via the coding sequence GTGAAGATCACATCGTCCAACCCCGCCCGTTCCGCTCCGCCGGACGCGTCTGAAAAAACGGTCCGGCACGTCCAGGAGACAACGGTCCGGCACCTCCAGGAAACCTGGGCCGCGGCGCTCAGAGGCGAACACTCCCCGATCGCACCGCGGCCTGTCATCGGTCAGTCATGGCAAAGGGTGAAACGTTTCGGCCTCGATCCCGAACAAAGTACGGACAGCGTGCTGTTGCAGACGGACGAACTCGAACATCGCCGTACCTCCACCGCGCTCGCCGACGTCATGCCGACCCTCAGCGGCGGGCTGGGAGCGGTCGCCGACGCGTCGCTGCAGATCATGGTGGTCACGGACGCGGAGGGCCGGGTGCTGTGGCGCGAGGGCAACCCGGGGGTGCTGCGCCGGGCCGACACCATCTGTCTGGAGGAGGGCGCCGCCTGGAGCGAGGACACCACCGGCACCAACGCGATCGGTACCGCACTGACGGCGGGCACAGCCGTCCAAGTCCACTCCGCCGAGCACTTCGTGCGCACGCTGCACGACTGGACCTGCGCCGCCGCGCCGGTGCACGATCCCCGCGACGGGCGGCTGCTCGGCATCATCGATGTGAGCGGGCCGGACAGCACCTTCCATCCGGCGACGCTGGCCCTGGTCGACTCGGTGTCCCGGCTTGCCGAGAGCGAACTGCGCAACCGGCATCTGGCGGCCGTCGAGCGGCTGCGCGCGGTGGCCGCGCCCCTCCTGTGCCGGATCGGCGGCAAGGCGCTGGTGGTGGACACGCACGGCTGGCTCGCGGCGGTCACCGGGATGCCGCCCGTCGACCGGGTCCCGCTGCCCAACTCCCTCGGCGCGGGCCACGTCTGGCTGCCGTCCCTGGGGATGTGCGTCGCGGAGCCGATGCCCGGCGGGTGGCTGCTGCGGGTCGAGGCCGACACTCCGGGGTGCGTGAGCCGTCTGGTGCTCGACCTCAGCGAGCCCCGGCGGCCGTGCGCCACCGTGGCGGGTGCGGCGGGCAGTTGGGCCCAGGATCTGAGCCCGCGGCACGCCGAGCTGCTGTACCTGCTCGCCGTGCACCGCGAGGGGCGCAGCGCGGCGCAGCTCGCGGTGGACCTGTTCGACGACCCGACCCGCACGGTGACCGTCCGTGCCGAACTGTCCCGCGTACGGCGCCGCCTCACGGGTCTCCTCGACCACCGGCCGTACCGCTTCCGCGAGGAGGTCGAGGTGGAAGTTCTGCTGCCGGACGATCCGCTGGACCTGTTGCCGCACTCGACGGCGCCGGCGGTGTTGGGGGCGCGG